ATAATCGCCCATAGCCGCTCCCAAGTGCCGCCACGCGGGCAGCCATGGGTATCTACCTCGGCAATCGGTCTAATGACGACTTCGGGGATATGCTCTGCCAATATCGCCTTGTCCTCATCGGTCAGACTGCCGTCGTCCATGATGATGACACGGCCTTGCTTGAAAGCGCGATGGATGGATTTGAGAGCCACCAGATATGCCAGAACATCGCGATGGCAGAGCTGGGAGAGGAAGATTAGCGGGTCATTGGTGACGGGAATGGGCGGTGTTTGCAAAATCCCCTTAGCAGCGGCATTCAGCTTTTTCAGGCCCAGCGATGCTTTTAAACGGTAGAACATGCTTGCTCCCGGTCGCGCTGTTCCGCGTCTAGCCGATACAGGTTGCAAACATGTTAACCAGCCTTGCCGATAAACCCAAACATATGCCCAGCCACCTTGCGCATCTGGATTTCTTCTGAGCCCTCGGTGATGCGATAGCGGCGATGGTGGCGGTAGATATGCTCAAACGGCTTGTGGCGCGAATAGCCGATGCCGCCATGGACCTGCATCGCGCGGTCAGCCGCGTCGCAGCACAGGCGGTTGGCGCGGTAGTTACACATGGAAATGCGGTCGGAGAGGCGCTTGGCGACTTCCGTTTTGGGCATGGTGTCCATCGCCGCCGCCGTCTGGTGGATCAGTGCGCGGAGCATCGCGGCTTCGCTGTGCAGTTCGACCAGCGGGAACTGGATCGCCTGATTGGCCGCGAGTGGTTTGCCAAATGGTGTCCGCTCCCGTGCATAAGCCACTGACTGATCGATACAATATTGCGCTGCACCGAGCGATGATGCGGCCTGGCGGATACGGTTTTCGTGCACGAAATGCTGGGCGCAGGCGAGGCCCATATCGAGATCACCCAGCACCGCATCGCCCGGAATCCAGACATCGGTGAATTTCACCTTGGGGTGATCGGTAGGCATGTTGAAGGTCCAGAGATACTCGCCAATCTCCACCCCCGGCGTATCATAAGGCACCAGAAAACAGCCAATACCGCGCGCGTCGCCATCCTTGCCGCCATGCCGGGCAAAGACCATGCAATGGGTGGCGATATGGCTGCCCGTGGTCCACATTTTGTTACCGTTGATCAGCCAGCCATCCACACCATCGCGTGTCTGCGGCACCGCTTTGGTATCCATCCAGGTCGCGTCTGAGCCATGATGTTCTTCGGTCAGACCAAAGGTCCACAGCATCCGGCCCTCGAGCATCGCGGGGATGAATTCTTGCCTTTGCTGGTCGGTGCCAAAATCGCGCACCATGAGCGGCTGAAC
The sequence above is drawn from the Parasphingorhabdus sp. SCSIO 66989 genome and encodes:
- a CDS encoding acyl-CoA dehydrogenase family protein, which translates into the protein MSFTIPQDITDYLAELDAFIEAEIKPLEQADDNIRFFDHRREHARTDWDNNGLPREEWEALLGEMRRRADAAGHYRFALPEEFGGKNGSHLAMACIREHLAAKGLGLHNDLQNESSIVGNLVQPLMVRDFGTDQQRQEFIPAMLEGRMLWTFGLTEEHHGSDATWMDTKAVPQTRDGVDGWLINGNKMWTTGSHIATHCMVFARHGGKDGDARGIGCFLVPYDTPGVEIGEYLWTFNMPTDHPKVKFTDVWIPGDAVLGDLDMGLACAQHFVHENRIRQAASSLGAAQYCIDQSVAYARERTPFGKPLAANQAIQFPLVELHSEAAMLRALIHQTAAAMDTMPKTEVAKRLSDRISMCNYRANRLCCDAADRAMQVHGGIGYSRHKPFEHIYRHHRRYRITEGSEEIQMRKVAGHMFGFIGKAG